One segment of Streptosporangium brasiliense DNA contains the following:
- a CDS encoding response regulator, with amino-acid sequence MRLFLVDDHPVVRAGLVALLGGEHDMEIVGEAVDGEEAVRGIASCEPDVVLMDLQLGEGVDGVEATRRVRALPSPPQVLVLTTYETDADIVRAIDAGATGYLLKACPPEELFQGIRAAARGETVLSPRVATRMMRRMRDPGPALSAREVEILELLASGAGNREIARRLFITEATVKTHLVHIYGKLGVDTRTAAVTAAVERRLIRLT; translated from the coding sequence ATGAGGCTGTTCCTGGTGGACGACCATCCGGTGGTCCGGGCCGGGCTGGTGGCACTGCTCGGCGGCGAGCACGACATGGAGATCGTCGGTGAGGCGGTGGACGGGGAGGAGGCGGTGCGGGGCATCGCCTCGTGCGAGCCGGACGTCGTGCTCATGGACCTGCAGCTCGGCGAGGGCGTCGACGGGGTGGAGGCCACCCGGCGGGTCCGGGCGCTGCCCTCGCCGCCGCAGGTCCTGGTGCTGACGACCTACGAGACCGACGCGGACATCGTGCGGGCCATCGACGCCGGAGCCACCGGCTACCTGCTCAAGGCGTGCCCGCCGGAGGAGCTGTTCCAGGGCATCCGGGCCGCGGCCAGGGGCGAGACCGTGCTGTCGCCGAGGGTGGCGACCCGGATGATGCGGCGGATGCGCGATCCCGGTCCCGCGCTGAGCGCGCGCGAGGTCGAGATCCTGGAGCTGCTCGCCAGCGGCGCGGGCAACCGAGAGATCGCCCGGCGGCTCTTCATCACCGAGGCGACGGTCAAGACCCACCTGGTGCACATCTACGGCAAGCTGGGCGTGGACACGCGCACCGCCGCCGTCACCGCCGCCGTCGAGCGGCGCCTCATCCGGCTCACCTGA
- a CDS encoding DUF2207 domain-containing protein, translated as MAGSALHRAAGSVAVVATLALALSASPALAAGTAGTASTLAGKVTDDTVTLELRQDGVLHVKETIAFEGSPPTRKLVDRTRYDDGNDRLYQITNFKGDGTLTGDSITLKGSGSATLEYDVKGAVTPLADAQELRWYAVGAWSVPVALAKVTVKGPAQLQNLSCFAGVLSSAIGCTTASPDHTGTTAEFEQQELGPGEVLTVVVGYPTGATKGAPVLERRFELSNAFTLNTVTGGALAGLLVLMLGGLGLLYWMRGRDARVVGHESGSLNAVENGHFAPPDGVRPGQIGTLMDEQADVIDVTATIVDLAVRGFIRIDEQPRQAYDSPDWMLVRMAGAPTNSLLTYERALYDAIFDGRDAVLLSHLQGSFAANLGKVRDALYRDVVTQGWFARRPDTVRTRWTTFGVLFTVAGVLATVALAWFTTYGLLGLALIIAGAAMAVGGQYMPAKTSKGAGALAHTLGFREYLASGDIGGDIPPAQRVELFSRYLPYAVIFDSVERWARVVTSVTGNGQQADNLYWYHGPAEWDLSKFADSMRTFTMTTSGAISSTRQFRSL; from the coding sequence ATGGCGGGATCTGCATTGCATCGAGCGGCCGGGAGCGTGGCCGTAGTTGCCACCCTCGCGCTGGCCCTGAGCGCCTCCCCGGCCCTCGCGGCCGGCACTGCGGGCACGGCGTCCACCCTGGCGGGCAAGGTGACCGACGACACGGTCACGCTCGAACTGCGGCAGGACGGTGTGCTCCACGTCAAGGAGACCATCGCCTTCGAGGGCAGCCCGCCGACGCGGAAGCTGGTCGACCGCACGCGCTACGACGACGGCAACGACCGCCTCTACCAGATCACCAACTTCAAGGGCGACGGCACGCTGACCGGCGACTCGATCACCCTGAAGGGCTCGGGCTCCGCCACGCTGGAGTACGACGTCAAGGGCGCGGTGACCCCCCTGGCCGACGCCCAGGAGCTGCGGTGGTACGCCGTGGGAGCCTGGTCGGTCCCGGTCGCCCTGGCCAAGGTCACGGTGAAGGGCCCGGCCCAGCTCCAGAACCTGTCCTGCTTCGCGGGCGTGCTGAGCTCGGCGATCGGGTGCACCACCGCCTCGCCCGACCACACCGGGACCACCGCGGAGTTCGAGCAGCAGGAGCTGGGGCCGGGCGAGGTGCTCACCGTGGTCGTCGGCTACCCGACGGGCGCCACCAAGGGCGCCCCGGTCCTGGAGCGCCGCTTCGAGCTGTCCAACGCCTTCACCCTGAACACCGTCACCGGCGGCGCGCTGGCCGGCCTGCTGGTCCTGATGCTCGGCGGCCTCGGCCTGCTCTACTGGATGCGGGGCCGCGACGCCCGCGTGGTCGGCCACGAGTCCGGCTCGCTCAACGCCGTCGAGAACGGCCACTTCGCCCCGCCGGACGGCGTGCGCCCCGGCCAGATCGGCACGCTCATGGACGAGCAGGCCGACGTGATCGACGTGACCGCCACGATCGTGGACCTGGCCGTCCGGGGCTTCATCCGGATCGACGAGCAGCCCCGGCAGGCCTACGACTCACCCGACTGGATGCTGGTCCGGATGGCCGGCGCCCCGACCAACTCGCTGCTGACCTACGAGCGGGCGCTCTACGACGCCATCTTCGACGGGCGTGACGCGGTCCTGCTCTCCCACCTCCAGGGCTCGTTCGCGGCCAACCTCGGCAAGGTCCGCGACGCGCTCTACCGCGACGTGGTCACGCAGGGCTGGTTCGCCCGCCGCCCCGACACCGTCCGCACCCGCTGGACGACCTTCGGCGTGCTGTTCACCGTGGCGGGGGTCCTCGCCACCGTCGCGCTGGCCTGGTTCACCACCTACGGCCTGCTCGGCCTGGCCCTGATCATCGCCGGTGCCGCCATGGCCGTCGGCGGGCAGTACATGCCGGCCAAGACCTCCAAGGGCGCGGGGGCCCTCGCCCACACCCTGGGCTTCCGGGAGTATCTCGCCTCCGGCGACATCGGCGGCGACATCCCCCCGGCCCAGCGGGTGGAGCTGTTCTCCCGCTACCTGCCCTATGCCGTGATCTTCGACAGCGTCGAGCGCTGGGCCCGCGTGGTCACCTCGGTCACCGGCAACGGCCAGCAGGCCGACAACCTGTACTGGTATCACGGTCCGGCCGAATGGGACCTGTCGAAGTTCGCCGACTCGATGCGGACGTTCACCATGACGACCTCGGGCGCGATCTCCTCCACCCGCCAGTTCCGCTCCCTCTGA
- a CDS encoding neutral zinc metallopeptidase → MPRRGSSPLAFGVFGVLAMTFTAVVVIAALNGSDEAEVPAGPGTGPIATKNAELPPAKGVETTPPSFGPPPKLNLGSLGDAEIALAARKTLGVDLRYMRRSDTTARLKRNPLYGTGTMRPTACRAPRPSTRPGDMLNYLNAVTGCLDRAWSGKFSQAGAVFLAPRRVYWSRPGRGPCGTYPNPGAAAYYCPSNRGMYIGLSHLVQQTGRIDPAANHVPYLSVLAHEYGHHVQSMAGIGGAWWWEVSNKSKAAQDAHSRRSELQAQCLAGVFVRTVRTPLGVTSARWNDVLRMEYSRGDDQNGLGLRDHGSGDHYAGWLHQGWRYARVGYCNTWAVPASQVS, encoded by the coding sequence ATGCCCCGACGCGGATCGAGCCCTCTGGCCTTTGGTGTCTTCGGCGTGCTCGCCATGACGTTCACCGCGGTCGTGGTGATCGCCGCCCTGAACGGCAGTGACGAGGCAGAGGTTCCGGCCGGGCCTGGTACCGGCCCCATAGCGACCAAAAATGCCGAACTCCCGCCGGCCAAGGGCGTGGAGACCACGCCGCCGAGCTTCGGGCCACCGCCCAAGCTGAATCTCGGCTCCCTGGGCGACGCCGAGATCGCGCTGGCGGCCCGGAAGACCCTGGGCGTCGACCTGCGCTACATGCGGCGCTCCGACACCACCGCACGGCTCAAGCGCAACCCGCTGTACGGCACCGGCACGATGCGTCCCACCGCCTGCCGCGCCCCCCGGCCTTCGACCCGGCCGGGCGACATGCTCAACTACCTCAACGCCGTCACCGGCTGCCTGGACCGCGCCTGGTCCGGGAAGTTCTCCCAGGCCGGAGCGGTCTTCCTGGCGCCTCGCCGGGTCTACTGGAGCCGTCCGGGCCGTGGCCCCTGCGGCACCTACCCCAACCCGGGCGCCGCCGCCTACTACTGCCCCAGCAACCGGGGCATGTACATCGGCCTGAGCCACCTCGTCCAGCAGACCGGCCGGATCGACCCGGCCGCCAACCACGTCCCCTACCTGTCGGTGCTCGCTCACGAGTACGGTCACCACGTGCAGTCGATGGCGGGGATCGGCGGCGCCTGGTGGTGGGAGGTCTCCAACAAGTCCAAGGCCGCCCAGGACGCCCACTCCCGCCGCAGCGAACTCCAGGCGCAGTGCCTGGCCGGTGTCTTCGTCCGTACCGTCCGCACCCCGCTCGGCGTCACCTCCGCCCGCTGGAACGACGTGCTGCGGATGGAGTACAGCCGCGGCGACGACCAGAACGGCCTGGGCCTGCGCGACCACGGCAGCGGCGACCACTACGCCGGCTGGCTCCACCAGGGCTGGAGGTACGCCAGGGTCGGCTACTGCAACACCTGGGCGGTCCCCGCCTCGCAGGTCAGCTGA